The following coding sequences are from one Lysinibacillus sp. FSL W8-0992 window:
- a CDS encoding ABC transporter ATP-binding protein, whose amino-acid sequence MTMNENMQPLLQVNELKQHFFLKKERLFGSQQVVKAVDGVSFNIMPGETLSIVGESGCGKSTTGRAILRLDEPTSGEVLLFGKNLVEMNKKELRAARKDIQIIFQDPYASLNPRRTIRKMLTEAMSIQKIVPPEQQESRMLELMSLVGLRPEYLERYPHEFSGGQRQRIGIARALAVNPKIIICDESVSALDVSIQAQILNLLKKLQRDLDLTFLFISHDLSVVRHISDRVMVMYLGKVVEIADKHSLFSQPLHPYTKALFSSIPIIDKQHRKERIILKGDIPSPLNPPTGCSFHTRCPFATDRCKVEIPALREINATHKVACHFAENLV is encoded by the coding sequence ATGACAATGAATGAAAATATGCAACCATTATTACAAGTAAACGAGTTAAAACAGCATTTTTTCTTGAAAAAAGAAAGACTTTTTGGTTCACAACAAGTTGTAAAAGCTGTAGATGGTGTTTCTTTCAATATTATGCCAGGTGAAACGCTAAGCATCGTTGGTGAATCGGGCTGTGGGAAATCGACAACAGGTCGTGCTATTTTACGATTGGATGAACCGACATCTGGTGAAGTATTATTGTTCGGCAAAAACTTAGTAGAAATGAACAAAAAAGAACTGCGAGCGGCAAGAAAAGATATTCAAATTATTTTTCAGGACCCTTACGCTTCCCTCAATCCGCGAAGAACGATTCGTAAAATGCTGACGGAGGCCATGTCTATCCAAAAAATTGTACCGCCAGAGCAGCAGGAATCTCGTATGCTAGAATTAATGTCACTCGTTGGTTTACGTCCAGAATATCTCGAGCGCTATCCACATGAATTTTCTGGCGGGCAACGACAACGTATTGGTATAGCAAGAGCACTTGCAGTCAATCCAAAAATTATTATTTGTGATGAATCGGTTTCAGCTTTAGACGTGTCCATTCAAGCTCAAATTTTAAATTTACTTAAAAAACTACAACGCGATTTGGATTTAACGTTTTTATTTATCTCTCATGATTTAAGTGTCGTTCGACATATATCTGATCGTGTCATGGTAATGTATCTCGGAAAAGTCGTCGAAATAGCCGACAAGCATTCCCTTTTCTCTCAGCCGCTTCACCCTTATACAAAAGCACTTTTTTCGTCTATACCAATTATCGACAAGCAGCATCGTAAGGAACGCATTATTTTGAAGGGAGATATTCCATCCCCTCTTAATCCACCTACAGGTTGTAGCTTTCACACACGCTGTCCATTTGCAACCGACAGATGTAAAGTTGAAATTCCAGCGTTGCGGGAAATAAATGCCACACATAAGGTAGCTTGCCATTTTGCAGAAAATTTAGTTTAA
- a CDS encoding sigma-70 family RNA polymerase sigma factor, translated as MSEHLTAIMEEHGEYCLRVAYLYVRDWSIAEEIVQDVFLAYYLQQDRFEQRASLKTYLVKITVHKSHDYLRSWKNKRHQLFGKLHFGVSKRTPEIDLIKADERVTLKAALFELPISYREVLILYYYQELKVREIADVLGCTENTVKTRLRRARKMLQDKLERSDWEVLGDDIF; from the coding sequence GTGAGTGAGCATTTAACAGCCATTATGGAAGAGCACGGCGAATATTGCCTACGTGTGGCTTATTTATATGTGCGAGACTGGTCTATTGCTGAAGAAATTGTGCAAGATGTATTTCTCGCCTATTACTTGCAACAGGATCGCTTTGAACAAAGAGCTTCGCTTAAAACCTATTTAGTAAAAATTACAGTACATAAAAGTCATGATTATTTAAGAAGCTGGAAAAATAAACGCCATCAATTATTTGGCAAGCTTCATTTTGGTGTAAGTAAAAGGACTCCAGAAATAGATCTCATCAAAGCAGATGAACGAGTGACGTTGAAAGCAGCTTTATTTGAGTTACCCATTTCTTATAGGGAAGTGTTAATTCTTTATTATTATCAGGAATTAAAAGTACGTGAAATAGCAGATGTGCTTGGTTGTACTGAAAATACAGTAAAAACAAGGTTACGTAGAGCAAGGAAAATGCTACAAGACAAACTCGAACGAAGTGATTGGGAGGTGCTAGGAGATGACATCTTTTAA
- a CDS encoding methyl-accepting chemotaxis protein, translated as MKKSQRLSDKVLLFASIVVVLIVGLVIGILYMNTNNSVEGAIGRDGVTKAQTIASLVDVEAYKKLIDSDDAKSTLYKDLREELNTLRIHNGLLYAYVLYPPTEGENLKFLVDGLPLDEEMAGAMGDPSEVLTYKDGQKAIDKNGYYSAIQKSETYGSLMSAITPLKDSSGNTVAFVGVDMMANDVQAVQSDVLKHTIPYIVIILLIGGVILIGIIRFYTNRLLQPLVVLKDVAEQFADGDIRSAEKGLDEIKVAGNNEISAFAKAFTQSMYKLKETFHLIHGTAVNLQQAIDNIHTSTGTVSSSNSEVASSIVTIASGSEQQRANNEEVVRAMEEMVSGIQRMADATSNVAESSNDITDRVQTGVADSENVVFKIHQVEKSVLATSDHVTEMGKQFRSIEEMVAVITSIADQTNLLALNAAIEAARAGEAGKGFAVVADEVRKLAEMSRVSAENIQNQLQSFSITTTKALEEMQTSATSVKDGSEEVGKIGQALVMILQGVQSVNQEIQENSAIIEQMSASSEEVLASAEQMNNVIVMNANRAESVAQASDQQMAIVHDLESVVEELENSSKKMFDAINHFKI; from the coding sequence ATGAAAAAGTCACAGAGATTGAGCGATAAGGTATTATTGTTCGCTAGTATTGTGGTAGTCCTAATTGTAGGACTAGTGATAGGTATTTTATATATGAATACGAATAATTCCGTGGAAGGAGCAATAGGTCGTGATGGCGTAACGAAAGCACAAACAATCGCCTCACTTGTAGATGTGGAGGCGTATAAAAAATTAATTGACTCAGATGATGCAAAGTCAACGTTATATAAAGATTTGCGGGAAGAGTTAAATACATTACGTATACATAATGGTCTTTTATATGCTTATGTTTTATATCCCCCAACAGAGGGAGAAAATTTGAAATTTTTAGTCGACGGTTTACCGTTAGATGAAGAAATGGCTGGTGCTATGGGGGATCCATCTGAGGTTCTTACATATAAAGATGGTCAAAAGGCTATTGATAAAAATGGCTATTATTCAGCAATACAAAAAAGTGAAACATACGGTTCTTTAATGTCAGCAATTACACCATTAAAAGATAGTTCAGGAAATACGGTTGCTTTTGTCGGTGTAGACATGATGGCAAATGATGTACAGGCTGTTCAAAGCGATGTGTTAAAACATACGATTCCTTATATTGTTATTATTTTATTAATTGGTGGAGTAATTTTAATTGGTATTATTCGCTTTTATACAAATCGCTTATTACAGCCTCTTGTTGTTTTAAAAGATGTAGCAGAGCAATTCGCTGATGGTGATATTCGCAGTGCTGAAAAAGGCTTAGATGAGATTAAAGTGGCAGGAAACAATGAAATTTCTGCTTTTGCTAAAGCATTTACACAATCCATGTACAAATTAAAAGAAACATTCCATTTGATTCATGGGACAGCTGTTAATTTACAACAGGCGATTGATAATATTCATACTTCGACGGGAACGGTGAGTAGTTCAAACAGTGAAGTGGCGAGTAGTATTGTGACGATTGCAAGTGGTAGCGAACAGCAACGTGCTAACAATGAAGAAGTTGTTCGTGCGATGGAGGAGATGGTATCAGGAATTCAACGTATGGCAGACGCTACATCGAATGTGGCGGAGTCATCGAACGATATTACGGATCGTGTCCAAACAGGTGTAGCAGATTCTGAAAATGTTGTATTTAAAATTCATCAAGTTGAAAAATCGGTACTAGCTACATCTGATCATGTTACGGAGATGGGTAAACAATTCCGTTCTATTGAAGAAATGGTAGCTGTTATTACAAGTATCGCAGATCAAACTAATTTACTAGCATTAAATGCAGCGATTGAAGCAGCCCGTGCAGGCGAGGCAGGAAAAGGGTTTGCGGTAGTCGCTGACGAAGTAAGAAAATTAGCTGAAATGTCTCGTGTTTCAGCTGAAAATATTCAAAATCAATTACAAAGTTTTAGCATTACAACAACTAAAGCATTGGAAGAGATGCAGACTAGTGCTACAAGTGTTAAAGATGGAAGCGAAGAAGTAGGTAAAATAGGCCAAGCATTAGTAATGATCTTACAAGGTGTGCAAAGTGTGAACCAAGAAATACAGGAAAACTCGGCTATTATCGAGCAAATGTCAGCAAGCTCAGAGGAAGTATTAGCATCTGCTGAGCAAATGAATAATGTAATAGTTATGAATGCCAATCGTGCGGAAAGTGTAGCACAAGCTTCAGACCAACAAATGGCAATTGTCCATGATTTAGAGTCTGTTGTTGAAGAATTAGAAAACAGCTCTAAAAAAATGTTTGATGCTATTAATCATTTTAAAATTTAA
- a CDS encoding sensor histidine kinase, protein MLQLETFNIYILLCVIAPIIGAFLLTFIFIFEKQIDSLEEEKRHLELEQDLQRANILQLNQQIQPHFFFNALNSLLSLARINRKEDLVAGIEALATFFKFKYNDHDVLIALKNEVQFVESYLNIQQLRFGHRLTINKFIDNDALSVKIPPFIFQTIIENAFKHGFEKHVGPAELSIYIKKLDNILLIEIKNTQPIDTALNHTEDELQQGYGLENVQKRLQLIYGLENILFSTISEEQLYTVTIHVPA, encoded by the coding sequence ATGTTACAACTAGAAACATTCAACATATATATTCTCCTATGTGTAATTGCTCCAATTATTGGAGCTTTTCTGCTTACATTTATATTTATTTTTGAAAAACAGATTGATAGTCTTGAAGAAGAAAAAAGACATTTGGAGCTAGAGCAGGATTTACAGCGTGCGAATATCCTTCAACTCAACCAACAAATACAGCCACACTTCTTTTTTAATGCCTTAAATTCTTTGTTAAGTCTAGCCCGCATTAATCGTAAAGAAGATTTGGTTGCGGGTATTGAAGCTTTAGCAACGTTTTTTAAATTTAAATATAATGATCACGATGTCTTAATTGCCTTAAAAAATGAGGTCCAATTTGTTGAAAGCTATTTAAATATTCAGCAGCTACGCTTCGGGCATCGTTTAACGATAAACAAATTTATCGATAATGATGCTCTTTCAGTAAAAATACCTCCGTTTATTTTTCAAACGATTATTGAAAATGCCTTTAAACATGGATTTGAGAAGCATGTAGGACCTGCCGAGCTGTCTATTTATATAAAAAAATTGGACAACATTTTATTGATTGAAATAAAAAATACACAGCCAATCGATACGGCACTTAATCATACCGAAGATGAATTGCAGCAAGGCTACGGACTTGAAAATGTTCAAAAACGTCTCCAACTTATATATGGACTTGAAAATATTTTATTTTCAACCATTAGCGAGGAGCAACTTTATACCGTTACTATTCATGTTCCTGCGTAA
- a CDS encoding response regulator transcription factor: MNILIADDEPLELEQMIYLLKPHFPNWKFHTALDASQALQLAKKHRMTIAFLDIQMPGKDGITLSKELKNLYELDIIMVTAFQTFEYAQKALRIGVTDYLTKPVIASELNDIVEKYKAWSSNHDAIQSALSYIHENYHEKLTLNIIAEKIHLNPSYLSRKFLEEQSIGINEYINNYRLEIAIKKMNENMEASMSTIAESCGFNSQHYFSVAFKKKYNQSPRQYKVSQKYKGQ, encoded by the coding sequence ATGAATATATTAATCGCCGATGACGAGCCATTAGAATTAGAACAAATGATTTATTTATTAAAGCCACATTTTCCAAATTGGAAATTCCACACTGCTCTAGATGCTTCTCAAGCACTACAATTAGCGAAAAAGCATCGTATGACCATCGCCTTTTTAGATATTCAAATGCCTGGAAAGGATGGTATAACATTAAGCAAGGAATTAAAAAATCTTTATGAATTAGATATTATTATGGTCACTGCATTTCAAACCTTTGAATACGCACAAAAGGCTTTACGAATCGGAGTGACTGATTATTTAACAAAGCCTGTTATTGCTAGTGAATTAAACGATATTGTCGAAAAATATAAGGCTTGGAGCTCCAACCATGATGCAATTCAAAGTGCACTTTCTTATATTCATGAAAATTATCACGAAAAACTTACGCTCAATATTATAGCTGAAAAAATACATTTAAATCCAAGCTATTTAAGCCGTAAATTTTTAGAGGAGCAATCAATCGGCATTAACGAGTATATTAATAATTATCGCTTAGAAATTGCTATTAAGAAGATGAATGAAAACATGGAAGCTAGTATGTCTACTATTGCAGAAAGCTGTGGCTTTAATAGTCAGCATTATTTCAGTGTAGCTTTTAAGAAAAAATATAATCAGTCTCCACGACAATACAAAGTATCACAAAAATATAAAGGTCAGTAA
- a CDS encoding SulP family inorganic anion transporter, which produces MKSLFTGRFEGYSVNLFKKDLLSGIIVGIVAIPLAMSFAIASGVKPEYGIYTACIAGILISLFGGSKYQIGGPTGAFVPILLGIVLSYGYENLLIAGLMAGVLLCLMGIFKLGSLIKFIPRPVTIGFTAGIAVIIFTGQIANFLGLTNITRHEYFIANMKELFVHIGTTNYYSIFIAIICLVIILVTPKVFPKVPGALVGIVVSTLVASFFFSGQVATIATAYGQIPNTLPAFSIPEITFERMQLLIGPAFVIAMLGGIESLLSAVVADGMTNSKHNSNRELVGQGIANIVTPLFGGIPATGAIARTATNIKTGAASPMSGIIHGVFVLVTLLLLAPFASHIPLASMAPVLMVVAWNMSERKHFAHIVKAKSGDSLVLMITFLLTVFASLTIAVEVGLGLAIVLFVKRMSEKLVVDKVLPDHTKNNGKVQPHVVNQKHDCPQISIYSIEGPLFFGAAQTFEQTLQHSMNDHPRVLILRMSKVPFMDSTGESYFSNIVQNFTTQGGIVLVTGVSKDLKVALLRNGLYDQIGEDNFYEHTGDAINRALKDLDMNKCIGCKHFAFHECVDFSSGDPRVTGTEKILTIEAGLNKSST; this is translated from the coding sequence ATGAAGTCACTGTTTACGGGGCGGTTTGAAGGTTATTCTGTAAATCTTTTCAAAAAGGATTTATTGTCTGGGATTATTGTTGGTATTGTTGCAATTCCTTTAGCGATGTCTTTTGCAATTGCATCAGGTGTAAAACCAGAATACGGCATTTATACAGCGTGTATTGCAGGCATACTAATTTCACTTTTTGGTGGTTCAAAATATCAAATTGGTGGTCCTACTGGTGCTTTTGTGCCCATTCTATTAGGAATTGTCTTATCATACGGCTATGAAAATCTATTGATTGCGGGGTTAATGGCGGGTGTCTTGCTATGCTTAATGGGCATTTTCAAGCTGGGCTCCCTAATAAAATTTATTCCGCGTCCTGTAACGATAGGGTTTACTGCGGGTATTGCGGTCATTATTTTTACGGGGCAAATAGCCAATTTTTTAGGTCTGACAAATATTACACGGCATGAATATTTTATCGCTAATATGAAAGAGCTCTTTGTGCATATTGGTACAACAAATTATTATAGTATTTTTATCGCAATCATTTGTCTTGTAATAATATTAGTGACACCTAAAGTTTTTCCAAAAGTACCTGGCGCATTGGTAGGTATTGTTGTTTCTACACTTGTTGCTAGCTTCTTTTTTTCAGGACAAGTTGCAACAATTGCTACAGCTTACGGCCAAATTCCAAATACTTTACCGGCGTTTTCAATACCTGAAATTACCTTTGAACGAATGCAATTATTAATTGGGCCTGCATTTGTCATTGCTATGTTGGGAGGAATTGAATCTCTTTTATCAGCGGTAGTTGCTGACGGAATGACAAATAGTAAGCATAATAGTAATCGTGAGCTAGTAGGGCAAGGCATAGCGAACATCGTAACACCTTTATTTGGAGGGATTCCTGCTACAGGGGCAATCGCGCGTACTGCAACAAATATAAAAACGGGTGCGGCATCCCCAATGTCAGGTATTATTCATGGTGTTTTTGTATTAGTCACGTTATTGTTGTTAGCGCCCTTTGCTTCTCATATTCCGTTAGCTAGTATGGCACCGGTGTTGATGGTCGTAGCGTGGAATATGAGTGAACGAAAGCATTTCGCCCATATTGTGAAAGCGAAATCAGGAGATTCACTTGTTTTAATGATTACGTTTTTACTTACGGTTTTCGCTAGCTTAACGATAGCTGTAGAAGTAGGGCTTGGTTTGGCGATTGTATTATTTGTTAAACGAATGAGTGAGAAGTTGGTTGTAGATAAGGTTTTACCAGACCATACAAAAAATAATGGCAAGGTACAGCCGCATGTTGTCAATCAAAAGCATGACTGCCCACAAATTAGTATTTATTCAATTGAGGGGCCGCTATTTTTTGGTGCAGCACAAACCTTTGAGCAGACATTACAACATTCAATGAACGACCATCCAAGAGTTTTAATTTTGCGTATGAGTAAAGTGCCTTTTATGGATTCTACGGGAGAGTCTTATTTTAGCAATATCGTGCAAAACTTCACAACACAAGGTGGCATCGTTTTAGTAACGGGTGTCTCTAAAGATTTAAAAGTGGCACTGCTTCGTAATGGTTTATACGATCAAATTGGAGAAGATAATTTCTATGAACATACAGGAGATGCTATTAACAGGGCATTAAAGGATTTAGATATGAACAAATGCATCGGCTGCAAACATTTTGCCTTCCACGAATGCGTGGACTTTTCCTCAGGTGACCCTCGAGTGACAGGCACAGAAAAGATTCTGACAATTGAAGCTGGGTTAAATAAAAGCTCCACATGA
- a CDS encoding permease: protein MYFKKLSLLVPLASLSTTAGVIILLARWISGNFLLSSPSALISYGFMAGICYTLATAISFIVLGSFLNKSGYSQSQHQQSFLMMKMQDKLSGMNLKVVRLFYLLTGIEIWLIQFISISVLSTIMFNIPVPITLAMFLIGMLLLDRLMSLKGILWLDTLFIIMLFSLLIFIPIFYFVQNGASTVYEGIRLYHPYLFYFKNSEILLFYVVIQLAILGQVLFDKSTWYLIAFIKPKKVRRSLFSSGVVLALLTLSFTAILMIALYSGSYGQFQILVLTFLYEVQPGLLTFAFLVITLLAIVTTLLVEMRATKRFFTTRRPYYYYLIGLMLLLFSLFISIKITILGVIYSFAFIHITMLPFIIILLFTKRTIHKHSWLAILLSIMIGIIVGLYFSALYGLAVSFIISCIYQFMLQQARRFPSADG from the coding sequence ATGTATTTTAAAAAACTTTCACTTCTTGTACCGCTTGCAAGTTTAAGTACAACAGCTGGCGTCATCATATTATTAGCAAGATGGATTAGTGGTAATTTTTTATTATCTTCCCCATCCGCACTTATTTCTTATGGTTTTATGGCAGGTATTTGTTATACATTAGCAACAGCCATTTCGTTTATCGTGCTAGGTTCTTTTTTAAATAAAAGTGGCTATTCACAAAGCCAACACCAACAAAGTTTTCTAATGATGAAAATGCAGGACAAACTAAGTGGTATGAACTTAAAAGTTGTACGGCTGTTTTACTTACTAACAGGCATAGAAATATGGCTTATTCAATTCATTAGCATTAGTGTATTATCAACCATTATGTTCAATATACCAGTGCCGATTACTTTAGCAATGTTTCTAATTGGCATGCTATTATTGGACCGATTAATGTCTTTAAAGGGGATATTATGGCTAGATACGTTGTTTATTATTATGTTATTTTCTCTCCTCATATTTATCCCTATTTTTTATTTTGTGCAAAATGGAGCCAGTACGGTTTATGAAGGAATTCGTTTATACCATCCGTATTTATTTTACTTTAAAAACAGTGAAATTCTGTTGTTTTATGTTGTAATCCAATTAGCTATTTTAGGACAAGTGTTATTTGATAAGTCTACTTGGTATTTGATTGCCTTTATCAAACCTAAAAAAGTACGCCGTAGCCTATTTTCTTCAGGTGTCGTTTTAGCGTTATTAACGTTGTCCTTTACAGCAATCTTAATGATTGCACTGTATAGTGGCTCATACGGCCAATTTCAAATTTTAGTGCTAACATTTTTATATGAGGTACAGCCAGGTTTGCTTACATTTGCTTTCCTTGTAATTACGCTTTTAGCAATTGTGACAACACTACTTGTAGAAATGCGAGCAACAAAACGCTTCTTTACTACACGTAGACCTTATTATTACTATTTGATAGGCTTAATGCTGCTATTATTTAGTCTATTTATATCAATCAAAATAACTATTTTAGGCGTCATTTATAGCTTTGCGTTTATCCATATCACAATGTTGCCGTTTATCATTATTCTTTTATTTACGAAGCGAACGATTCATAAACATAGTTGGTTAGCGATATTGCTCTCTATTATGATTGGCATTATTGTTGGCCTCTATTTTAGTGCTCTATACGGTCTAGCTGTAAGCTTTATCATCTCTTGCATTTATCAATTTATGCTTCAGCAGGCTAGACGTTTTCCATCAGCAGACGGCTAG
- the leuS gene encoding leucine--tRNA ligase, whose protein sequence is MSFNHQQVEKKWQQYWDVNKTFKTENETDKPKFYALDMFPYPSGAGLHVGHPEGYTATDILSRFKRMQGFNVLHPMGWDAFGLPAEQYALDTGNDPAEFTAKNIATFKRQIQELGFSYDWDREINTTDPEYYKWTQWIFIQLYKKGLAYVDEVAVNWCPALGTVLANEEVIDGKSERGGHPVERRPMKQWMLKITAYADRLIDDLEEVDWPESIKDMQRNWIGRSEGAEVTFGIEGTDKNFTVFTTRPDTLFGATYTVLAPEHKLVAEITTAEQQAAVEAYLEKVKMKSDLERTDLAKEKTGVFTGAYAVNPINGKKVPIWIADYVLATYGTGAIMAVPAHDERDYEFAKEFGLDIVAVLEGGDIDKEAFTGDGQHINSDFLDGLNKADGIAKAIEWLEEKGVGEKKVSYRLRDWLFSRQRYWGEPIPMIHWEDGTTTPVPEAELPLMLPKTDNIRPSGTGESPLANITDWVNVVDPETGMKGRRETNTMPQWAGSSWYFLRYIDPNNTEAIADPELLKRWLPVDIYIGGAEHAVLHLLYARFWHKVLYDLGVVHTKEPFQKLFNQGMILGEGNEKMSKSKGNVVNPDEIIESHGADTLRLYEMFMGPLEASVAWSTNGLDGARRFLDRIWRLFVSEEDGTLSAKVQTSDDKFLEKSYHQTVKKVTEDYEGIRFNTAISQMMVFINDCYKAEVIPTAYAEGFVKMLAPIAPHVAEELWQLLGHEETLSYEQWPAYDASKLVDDEVEVAVQVAGKVRAKIIVAKDASKEEIEKVALADEKVQEYMAGKDLVKIIVIPGKLVNIVVK, encoded by the coding sequence ATGAGCTTTAATCATCAACAAGTTGAAAAAAAGTGGCAGCAATATTGGGATGTCAACAAAACATTCAAAACAGAAAATGAAACGGATAAACCGAAATTTTATGCACTTGATATGTTCCCATATCCATCAGGAGCGGGACTTCACGTAGGGCATCCTGAAGGGTATACAGCAACAGATATCCTTTCACGTTTCAAACGTATGCAGGGCTTTAATGTTTTACATCCAATGGGATGGGATGCATTCGGTTTACCTGCAGAGCAATATGCATTAGATACAGGGAATGACCCAGCAGAATTTACGGCAAAAAATATTGCAACATTTAAGCGTCAAATTCAAGAGCTAGGATTTAGCTATGATTGGGATCGTGAAATTAACACAACAGATCCTGAATACTATAAATGGACACAATGGATATTCATTCAATTATATAAAAAAGGCTTAGCGTATGTAGATGAAGTGGCTGTAAACTGGTGCCCAGCATTAGGTACAGTGCTTGCCAATGAAGAAGTCATTGATGGAAAATCTGAGCGCGGAGGACATCCGGTAGAACGTCGCCCAATGAAACAATGGATGCTGAAAATTACTGCCTATGCGGATCGTCTAATTGATGATTTAGAAGAAGTTGATTGGCCAGAATCGATTAAAGATATGCAACGTAACTGGATTGGACGCTCTGAAGGTGCTGAAGTAACATTTGGCATTGAAGGAACAGATAAAAACTTTACGGTATTTACTACACGCCCTGATACGTTATTCGGTGCTACTTATACAGTACTTGCACCTGAGCATAAACTAGTAGCTGAAATTACAACAGCTGAACAACAAGCTGCTGTAGAAGCGTATCTTGAAAAGGTAAAAATGAAATCGGATTTAGAGCGTACTGATTTAGCTAAAGAAAAAACAGGTGTATTTACTGGCGCTTATGCAGTGAATCCTATTAACGGTAAAAAAGTGCCGATTTGGATTGCTGATTATGTGTTAGCTACGTATGGCACTGGTGCTATTATGGCGGTTCCTGCTCACGACGAACGTGATTATGAATTTGCCAAAGAGTTCGGCTTAGACATCGTAGCTGTGCTTGAAGGTGGAGACATCGACAAAGAAGCATTTACAGGTGACGGTCAGCACATTAACTCTGACTTCCTTGACGGCTTAAATAAAGCAGATGGTATTGCTAAAGCGATTGAATGGTTAGAAGAAAAAGGTGTAGGTGAGAAAAAAGTATCTTATCGTCTTCGTGACTGGTTATTCTCTCGTCAACGTTATTGGGGAGAGCCAATTCCAATGATTCATTGGGAAGATGGCACAACAACTCCAGTTCCAGAAGCAGAATTACCTTTAATGCTTCCGAAAACAGATAATATTCGTCCATCAGGAACAGGAGAATCTCCATTAGCTAATATTACAGATTGGGTAAATGTTGTAGATCCTGAAACAGGTATGAAGGGTCGCCGTGAAACAAATACAATGCCTCAATGGGCAGGTTCAAGCTGGTACTTCTTACGTTATATTGATCCGAACAATACGGAAGCGATTGCTGACCCAGAGTTACTAAAACGTTGGTTACCAGTCGATATTTATATCGGAGGAGCAGAGCATGCAGTATTGCACTTACTATACGCACGCTTCTGGCACAAAGTACTATATGATCTAGGTGTTGTTCACACGAAAGAGCCATTCCAAAAATTATTTAACCAAGGCATGATTCTTGGTGAAGGTAATGAAAAAATGTCTAAATCAAAAGGCAATGTCGTGAACCCAGATGAGATTATTGAGTCTCACGGTGCAGATACACTACGCCTTTATGAAATGTTCATGGGTCCATTAGAAGCATCAGTTGCATGGTCTACTAATGGCTTAGATGGTGCTCGTCGTTTCCTAGACCGTATTTGGCGTTTATTTGTCAGTGAGGAAGATGGTACATTATCAGCGAAGGTTCAAACTTCAGACGATAAATTCCTAGAAAAGTCATATCACCAAACAGTGAAAAAAGTGACAGAAGACTACGAAGGTATTCGTTTCAATACAGCCATTTCACAAATGATGGTATTCATTAATGATTGCTACAAAGCAGAAGTTATTCCAACGGCTTACGCTGAAGGGTTTGTGAAAATGCTAGCACCAATTGCACCACATGTCGCAGAGGAGCTATGGCAGCTGTTAGGTCATGAAGAAACATTGTCTTACGAGCAATGGCCAGCATACGATGCGTCTAAACTAGTAGACGATGAAGTAGAAGTTGCTGTTCAAGTGGCTGGTAAAGTACGTGCAAAAATCATCGTTGCAAAAGATGCTTCAAAAGAAGAAATCGAAAAAGTAGCATTAGCTGATGAAAAAGTACAAGAATATATGGCAGGTAAAGACTTGGTAAAAATTATTGTAATTCCAGGTAAACTTGTTAATATCGTTGTTAAATAA
- a CDS encoding transposase yields MPRKKRLWSPHHYHHVVMRGNNRQPIFLNVADYDAFFRVLQYAYQKYTFSIVAYCIMSNHYHLLIQSPEVPLGKLMAVINWRYSNYFKKKYQYCGHLYESRYFADLVPSQLDMLSVSRYIHRNPISTAPPIVANMEDYPYSSYHLYKHNTSPDYPFLNTSILKNCLLQTSQFHPPSYCQYCEVQQSE; encoded by the coding sequence GTGCCAAGAAAAAAACGACTTTGGTCTCCACATCATTATCATCATGTAGTAATGCGTGGCAACAATCGTCAACCTATTTTTTTGAATGTTGCTGATTACGATGCTTTTTTTCGTGTACTGCAATATGCTTATCAAAAATACACTTTTAGCATTGTTGCTTATTGCATTATGTCTAACCACTATCATCTTCTAATTCAGTCACCTGAAGTTCCACTAGGGAAATTGATGGCGGTCATCAATTGGCGCTACAGTAATTACTTTAAAAAGAAATATCAATATTGCGGTCATCTGTATGAGAGTCGCTATTTTGCAGATCTTGTTCCCTCACAACTAGATATGCTAAGTGTTAGTCGCTATATCCATCGCAATCCTATATCAACAGCTCCACCTATTGTTGCGAACATGGAAGATTATCCATATAGCTCCTATCATCTTTATAAGCATAATACATCACCAGATTACCCATTTCTTAATACGAGTATTCTCAAAAATTGTTTACTTCAAACCTCACAGTTTCATCCTCCATCCTATTGTCAATATTGCGAAGTACAGCAAAGCGAGTAA